From one Lycium barbarum isolate Lr01 chromosome 6, ASM1917538v2, whole genome shotgun sequence genomic stretch:
- the LOC132645176 gene encoding phosphoglycerate mutase-like protein AT74H: MIYHSNNTTQTTIVSSLQHFLLLIPFVYLLKMSLNKIITNGTHNTNSHLPKRIILVRHGELSANVDINVYGTTPNHKIGLTEKGIEQAKQSGNQIKKLISENASNNWKVFFYVSPAERTRRTLREMGGSFAKRRVMGVKEEYRLRELNFGNFNDPAGIEEIKKERFTYGRFYYRVPGGESGAEVYDRISSFVECLRRDIEMKKFCHDPCQESNIIIVTHGLSNRIFLMKWFDWTIEQFEDLNRIKLGEFQVLQLGEGGEYSLAFHHDDKKLQEWGLSPDMIENQKCRAYGPTRVNSQGTSDVYPFMDCFAEDSDDEITII, encoded by the exons ATGATATATCACTCAAATaacacaacacaaacaacaatagTCTCTTCATTACAACACTTCCTACTACTTATTCCCTTTGTATATCTACTCAAAATGTCTCTTAACAAAATTATAACAAATGGCACACACAACACCAACAGTCATTTGCCCAAACGCATAATCCTAGTCCGTCATGGCGAACTTTCAGCAAATGTTGACATCAATGTTTACGGAACAACACCAAATCACAAGATTGGACTGACCGAAAAAGGAATTGAGCAGGCTAAGCAAAGTGGAAACCAAATCAAGAAACTTATTTCTGAAAATGCTAGTAATAATTGGAAGGTTTTTTTCTATGTTTCCCCTGCAGAACGAACGAGAAGGACGTTGAGAGAGATGGGTGGATCATTCGCGAAAAGGAGAGTGATGGGGGTGAAGGAAGAATACAGGCTGAGGGAATTGAATTTTGGGAACTTTAATGATCCTGCAGGTATAGAAGAGATTAAGAAGGAAAGATTTACGTACGGGAGGTTTTATTATAGAGTTCCTGGTGGTGAAAGTGGGGCTGAGGTTTATGATCGTATATCAA GTTTTGTTGAATGCTTGAGGAGGGACATAGAAATGAAGaagttctgtcacgacccttgTCAAGAGAGCAACATCATCATTGTTACCCATGGACTGTCGAATCGCATCTTCCTCATGAAATGGTTCGACTGGACCATTGAGCAATTTGAGGATCTTAACAGGATAAAGCTTGGTGAATTTCAAGTTCTGCAATTAGGTGAAGGAGGGGAATACAGCCTAGCATTTCATCATGATGACAAGAAACTTCAAGAATGGGGACTATCTCCTGATATGATAGAGAATCAGAAATGTAGAGCTTATGGTCCTACAAGGGTTAATTCGCAGGGAACAAGTGATGTATATCCTTTCATGGATTGTTTCGCAGAAGATTCAGATGATGAGATCACTATTATCTAA